From bacterium:
AAACCACTCAATAACTGGTTTTTTCTCTTTTGGCTTATATGTCAATTTGTATTTTCCCTCAACAACTTCATAAAGTGGCCAGATACATGTGTCTGCTGCAAGACGAGAAATTTCTAATGTAAGTTTTGGGTCATGAGGCCAGCCAAGTCGGCAGGGAGAAAGGATATCTATAAAGGCAAAACCATCAAAAGTTGTCCCTTTTTCAACTTTATTTACAAGGTCATTCCATTTACCGGGTATTGATGTTGCAACATAAGGGATATTATGAGCAACCATTATTTCAGGTAAGTTTTTTTGCCATTGTAATTTACCGGGAATAACTTTACCAGAAGGAGAAGTGGATGTATGTGCCCCAAATGGAGTTGCAGAAGACCTCTGGAT
This genomic window contains:
- a CDS encoding pyruvate ferredoxin oxidoreductase (catalyzes the formation of acetyl-CoA from pyruvate and coenzyme A) codes for the protein IQRSSATPFGAHTSTSPSGKVIPGKLQWQKNLPEIMVAHNIPYVATSIPGKWNDLVNKVEKGTTFDGFAFIDILSPCRLGWPHDPKLTLEISRLAADTCIWPLYEVVEGKYKLTYKPKEKKPVIEWFKLQRRFSHLLKPENKELLDKIQQEIDKRWEALLKRSE